The Corallococcus exiguus genome includes a window with the following:
- a CDS encoding SDR family NAD(P)-dependent oxidoreductase, whose amino-acid sequence MGTAFITGAGVRIGSAVARALGRAGYDLALHANRSMEPLEALAQELRELGRGVTLYSGDLSDAQAVDALGARVREAHPALDVVVHNAGLYERVDFEAVTREQYRRMLAVNVDAPFFLTQALLPSLRAGKDPLVVHLTDIGGERAVSHYSHYSVSKAGLVMLTRALAVELAPHVRVNAISPGVVAFPEHFDEAARKEVLDRVPMGREGSVEDVARTVVFLAREAPYLTGQVIAVDGGRSAQL is encoded by the coding sequence ATGGGGACCGCATTCATCACGGGCGCGGGCGTGCGCATCGGCAGCGCGGTGGCGCGAGCACTCGGCCGCGCCGGCTACGACCTGGCGCTTCACGCGAACCGCTCCATGGAGCCGCTGGAAGCACTGGCGCAAGAGCTGCGGGAGCTGGGCCGCGGCGTCACGCTGTACAGCGGCGACCTCTCCGACGCGCAGGCCGTGGACGCGCTGGGCGCTCGGGTCCGGGAGGCGCACCCCGCGCTGGACGTGGTCGTCCACAACGCGGGGCTCTACGAACGCGTGGACTTCGAAGCCGTGACGCGCGAGCAGTACCGCCGCATGCTCGCCGTGAACGTGGACGCGCCCTTCTTCCTCACGCAGGCGCTGCTGCCGTCGCTGCGCGCGGGGAAGGACCCGCTGGTGGTGCACCTCACGGACATCGGTGGGGAGCGGGCGGTGAGCCACTACTCGCACTATTCGGTGAGCAAGGCAGGGCTCGTGATGCTGACGCGAGCGTTGGCGGTGGAGCTGGCGCCGCACGTGCGCGTCAACGCCATCTCGCCGGGCGTGGTGGCCTTCCCGGAGCACTTCGACGAAGCGGCGCGGAAGGAAGTGCTCGACCGCGTGCCCATGGGCCGCGAGGGCAGCGTGGAGGACGTGGCGCGCACGGTGGTGTTCCTCGCGCGCGAGGCGCCGTACCTCACCGGGCAGGTCATCGCCGTGGATGGCGGAAGGAGCGCGCAGCTGTGA
- a CDS encoding class I SAM-dependent methyltransferase, whose product MFHRDGPTFRELARQALTSVEQGYDLLAPKFEHTPFRTPDPVLKAALAHIGPEGSVGSALDVCCGTGAAMRVLRPLCRERVVGFDLSQGMLDEARRRLADAPGSAALDFVRGDALALPFDATFDLITSFGAFGHILEADEPRLVEGIARALKSGGRFVFVTARPPSALNPGYWVAKGFNAAMRVRNALWKPPFVMYYLTFLVPRARALLEAAGFDVEVREGDMPEPFGRLVTVIATKR is encoded by the coding sequence ATGTTCCACCGCGACGGCCCCACCTTCCGCGAGCTTGCACGGCAGGCCCTCACCTCCGTCGAGCAGGGCTACGACCTGCTCGCGCCCAAGTTCGAGCACACGCCTTTCCGCACGCCGGATCCGGTGCTCAAGGCCGCGCTCGCGCACATAGGGCCCGAAGGCAGCGTGGGCAGCGCGCTGGACGTGTGCTGCGGCACCGGCGCCGCGATGCGCGTGCTGCGCCCGCTGTGCCGTGAGCGCGTCGTCGGGTTCGACCTGAGCCAGGGCATGCTGGATGAAGCGCGGCGCAGGCTCGCGGATGCCCCGGGCAGCGCTGCGCTCGACTTCGTCCGGGGCGATGCACTGGCGCTGCCCTTCGACGCGACGTTCGACCTCATCACCAGCTTCGGCGCCTTCGGGCACATCCTGGAGGCGGACGAGCCGCGCCTCGTCGAGGGCATCGCGAGGGCGCTGAAATCCGGTGGCCGCTTCGTCTTCGTCACCGCTAGGCCGCCGTCCGCGCTCAACCCCGGCTACTGGGTGGCGAAGGGCTTCAACGCCGCCATGCGCGTGCGCAATGCGCTCTGGAAGCCGCCGTTCGTCATGTACTACCTGACGTTCCTCGTGCCCCGCGCCCGCGCGCTGCTGGAGGCGGCGGGGTTCGACGTGGAGGTGCGCGAGGGCGACATGCCGGAGCCCTTTGGCCGGCTCGTCACCGTCATCGCCACGAAGCGCTGA
- a CDS encoding GreA/GreB family elongation factor: MSKAFTKEDGGGDEGLTPARPRSTSAEQRYITPEGYRALQEELLESQGPAPQDWPELEAGVRKRERERRARELTAILEDVRVVEPDPSQAGRVFFGAWVVLEDEDGARMRYRIVGPDEADVKAGRLSVESPLARALLGKESGEAVQVERPRGTVEYEILAVEYAESESATAAP; this comes from the coding sequence ATGTCGAAGGCATTCACCAAGGAAGACGGGGGCGGCGACGAGGGGCTCACCCCCGCGCGTCCACGGTCGACGTCGGCGGAGCAGCGCTACATCACGCCGGAGGGCTACCGCGCGCTCCAGGAGGAGCTGCTGGAGTCGCAGGGCCCCGCTCCTCAGGACTGGCCGGAACTGGAAGCGGGAGTGCGCAAGCGCGAACGGGAGCGACGGGCGCGCGAGCTCACCGCCATCTTGGAGGACGTGCGGGTGGTGGAGCCGGATCCATCGCAGGCGGGCCGCGTCTTCTTCGGCGCGTGGGTGGTGCTGGAGGACGAGGACGGCGCGCGCATGCGCTATCGCATCGTCGGTCCGGATGAGGCGGACGTGAAGGCGGGGCGGCTGAGCGTGGAGTCCCCGCTGGCGCGCGCGCTCCTGGGCAAGGAGTCCGGCGAGGCCGTGCAGGTGGAGCGTCCGCGCGGCACGGTGGAGTACGAAATCCTCGCGGTGGAGTACGCGGAGTCCGAATCGGCCACTGCCGCGCCGTGA
- a CDS encoding PilZ domain-containing protein: protein MHLPRAVPRFEHRLAVRLRGMLPLYTRDVSESGFCAEMLQPMKAGDLVEGALLLGDEEVPFQAQVMWSRRSAGERTRGRCGVRFVTIGEDFQRRLGAFRRLQGRRLIRWFT from the coding sequence ATGCATCTCCCCCGAGCCGTGCCTCGCTTCGAGCATCGCCTGGCCGTCCGTCTGCGCGGCATGCTGCCGCTCTACACGCGGGATGTGTCGGAGAGCGGCTTCTGCGCGGAGATGCTCCAGCCGATGAAGGCGGGCGATCTCGTCGAAGGCGCGTTGCTGCTGGGGGACGAGGAGGTCCCCTTCCAGGCCCAGGTGATGTGGTCCCGACGTTCCGCCGGGGAGCGCACGCGGGGACGCTGCGGCGTGCGCTTCGTCACCATCGGCGAGGACTTCCAGCGGCGGCTGGGTGCGTTCAGGCGCTTGCAGGGCAGGCGCCTGATTCGCTGGTTCACCTGA
- a CDS encoding transthyretin-like family protein — protein MSLRRNLLTIAVLSSALLSACALRPRYNEVIQANGATELQAGQLVVLRVTDAATGQPVKGAKILGGEYRNHINATTDENGEFSLQLDPGLVKENPLVEVVLPKGVARYKLQVVPSGQAPAPEGAPIAPPAESAVEPSTTPATPGAPSETAAPAASETAK, from the coding sequence ATGAGCCTTCGCCGCAACCTGCTGACCATCGCCGTCCTCTCCTCCGCGCTGCTGTCCGCCTGCGCGCTGCGCCCGCGCTACAACGAAGTCATCCAGGCGAACGGCGCCACCGAGCTCCAGGCGGGCCAGCTCGTGGTGCTGCGCGTGACGGACGCCGCGACGGGCCAGCCGGTGAAGGGCGCCAAGATTCTCGGTGGCGAGTACCGCAACCACATCAACGCGACCACCGACGAGAACGGCGAGTTCTCCCTCCAGCTCGACCCGGGCCTGGTGAAGGAGAACCCCCTGGTGGAGGTCGTGCTGCCCAAGGGCGTGGCCCGCTACAAGCTCCAGGTGGTGCCCTCCGGTCAGGCCCCGGCCCCCGAAGGCGCCCCCATCGCTCCCCCGGCCGAGTCCGCCGTGGAGCCGTCCACCACGCCCGCGACGCCCGGCGCTCCGTCCGAGACCGCGGCCCCGGCGGCCTCCGAAACGGCGAAGTAG
- a CDS encoding Lnb N-terminal periplasmic domain-containing protein: MRPRTAWMGLLTVMLLPVSAQAHEQLQDTPFEEPLGHLAVPAFLKGLSPEVVLAERVAALEATSGILLRGAAARDASLVSDVEAGLAALPPAMRRPPGGKLEFALHPEPAPLGLGDGTKARPDWSEQREQFHLYRYAPSEERRATLRLSRLTDTEAEHVWRRRAVVHAVMQRWDDARGWSRRPQWRRLDGWLLPFERPLTWKESASITYAGAFSRARGQVSASLDLVTFAEELFVPVESLRPDALPEDDQVRCQELSKTRALSEFISEARLGTLSSRGDCPAFDTWAEADALSHLEVLLVAATGRQPQSLFGHLLLRPVWREGATVQGPGFERVVQLVALTGMEEKGLGYLMKGMTGGYSTVFLTGTLGDVTHESLELEQRTIRRFRLNLTPGESQRMLERIWELERRGYLGYYFFTDNCAAALLFLLNGSLENGRHVSAPGTLWVLPTATLDTLAKTNVVDAKGLTVPLLEHVPDALESTGDRARRALVEEERLLTKLASLLPSTSLAPLHHLHRRLQSPEPDVRRQAYELLPHAVTTALDAAPPSARAEARDALHAYVAHAVRVERAAVDQAEGEKLAIERERFVALELKGQGGAAQGVKDRQLLFEREDDMQRKLAVLDRTALLQQALDTAIKRPPTPDELKALVRAEHTEASFAAATEAQGELNDGPLADVDPRAFLAKDHEQKVELETTWARGALRESGAARTVVSGGVDFPEVGAARPVVSLRTSAMNEALGDARLHGFQSSSELRVLDGELSVEPRWGVPRILGSRLTLVGYRTLLPELPQQQRSFSDSLGWGAEAKMSTDIDRPLPYRATVEAEALGVVAASERFDTFLAVGLGAQATMAWSPRETVPTVGPRLSLSHRMGLPGPGNSALRLEATYVPSWRTGITPGFTHEADATLQVEWYLGRISRWSVLLTPRAQVHWEGTLASWAGPGRSLASLPEGLARHRLALGVEVR, encoded by the coding sequence GTGAGGCCTCGCACAGCCTGGATGGGGTTGCTCACGGTGATGCTGTTGCCGGTGAGCGCGCAGGCTCATGAGCAGCTCCAGGACACACCGTTCGAAGAACCCCTGGGCCACCTCGCGGTGCCGGCGTTCTTGAAGGGGCTGTCCCCGGAGGTCGTCCTGGCCGAACGGGTCGCGGCACTGGAGGCCACGTCGGGCATCCTCCTGCGCGGTGCCGCGGCGCGGGATGCCTCGCTGGTCTCGGACGTGGAGGCGGGGCTCGCCGCCCTTCCTCCCGCGATGCGCCGTCCCCCAGGAGGCAAGTTGGAGTTCGCGCTCCACCCGGAGCCTGCGCCGCTGGGCCTGGGTGACGGCACGAAGGCCCGTCCGGACTGGTCGGAGCAGCGCGAGCAGTTCCACCTCTACCGCTACGCCCCTTCCGAGGAGCGTCGCGCCACGCTGCGCCTGTCACGCCTCACCGACACGGAGGCCGAACACGTGTGGCGCCGCCGTGCCGTGGTGCACGCCGTGATGCAGCGCTGGGACGACGCGCGCGGTTGGAGCCGGCGTCCCCAGTGGCGCAGGCTGGACGGATGGCTGCTCCCCTTCGAGCGCCCGCTCACGTGGAAGGAGTCCGCGAGCATCACCTACGCGGGAGCCTTCAGCCGCGCCCGGGGCCAGGTCAGCGCCTCGTTGGACCTCGTCACGTTCGCGGAGGAGCTGTTCGTCCCGGTGGAGTCCCTTCGTCCGGACGCATTGCCCGAGGATGATCAGGTGCGCTGTCAGGAGCTGTCCAAGACGCGCGCCCTGTCGGAGTTCATCTCGGAGGCGCGCCTGGGCACGCTGTCCTCGCGAGGAGACTGCCCGGCTTTCGACACGTGGGCGGAAGCGGATGCGCTCTCCCATCTGGAGGTCCTGCTCGTCGCGGCCACGGGCCGTCAGCCCCAGTCCCTCTTCGGCCACCTGCTCCTGCGCCCGGTCTGGCGCGAAGGCGCCACGGTGCAGGGCCCTGGCTTCGAGCGCGTCGTGCAGCTCGTGGCCCTCACCGGAATGGAAGAGAAGGGCCTGGGCTACCTGATGAAGGGCATGACGGGCGGCTACAGCACCGTCTTCCTCACGGGCACCCTGGGCGACGTCACCCACGAGTCGCTGGAGCTGGAGCAGCGCACCATCCGCCGCTTCCGGTTGAACCTCACGCCCGGCGAGTCCCAGCGCATGCTGGAGCGCATCTGGGAGCTCGAGCGTCGCGGCTACCTGGGCTACTACTTCTTCACCGACAACTGCGCCGCCGCGCTGCTCTTCCTCCTCAATGGCTCGCTGGAGAACGGCCGTCACGTGAGCGCCCCCGGCACGCTGTGGGTCCTGCCCACGGCCACGCTGGACACGCTGGCGAAGACGAACGTCGTGGACGCGAAGGGACTCACGGTGCCGCTGCTGGAGCACGTCCCGGACGCCCTCGAATCCACGGGAGACCGCGCCCGGCGCGCGCTCGTGGAAGAGGAGCGGCTGCTCACGAAGCTGGCCTCCCTGCTTCCATCCACCTCGCTCGCGCCGCTGCACCACCTGCACCGCCGCCTCCAGTCCCCTGAACCCGACGTGCGCAGGCAGGCCTACGAACTGCTGCCTCACGCAGTGACGACAGCGCTCGACGCCGCTCCTCCATCCGCGCGCGCCGAAGCCCGCGATGCCCTGCACGCCTACGTGGCGCACGCGGTGCGGGTGGAGCGCGCGGCGGTGGACCAGGCCGAAGGGGAGAAGCTCGCCATCGAACGTGAGCGCTTCGTCGCCCTCGAGCTGAAGGGACAGGGCGGCGCCGCCCAGGGCGTCAAGGACCGGCAACTCCTCTTCGAGCGCGAGGACGACATGCAGCGCAAGCTCGCGGTGCTCGACCGCACGGCCCTGCTCCAGCAGGCCCTGGACACCGCCATCAAGCGGCCGCCCACGCCAGACGAGCTCAAGGCCCTGGTCCGCGCGGAGCACACCGAAGCCTCCTTCGCCGCGGCCACCGAAGCGCAGGGCGAGCTCAACGATGGACCGCTCGCGGACGTGGATCCGCGGGCCTTCCTCGCGAAGGACCATGAACAGAAGGTGGAGCTCGAGACCACCTGGGCCCGGGGCGCGCTGCGCGAATCCGGCGCGGCCCGCACGGTGGTCAGCGGCGGCGTGGACTTCCCGGAGGTGGGCGCCGCGCGGCCGGTGGTGAGCCTGCGCACCTCCGCGATGAACGAGGCCCTGGGCGACGCGCGCCTGCACGGCTTCCAGTCCAGCAGCGAGCTGCGCGTGCTGGACGGAGAGCTGTCGGTGGAGCCGCGCTGGGGCGTCCCTCGCATCCTCGGCTCGCGCCTGACGCTGGTGGGCTACCGCACGCTGCTGCCCGAACTGCCCCAGCAGCAACGGTCGTTCTCCGACTCATTGGGCTGGGGCGCGGAAGCGAAGATGTCCACGGACATCGACCGTCCGCTGCCCTACCGCGCGACGGTGGAGGCGGAGGCGCTGGGCGTGGTGGCGGCCTCGGAGCGCTTCGACACCTTCCTCGCGGTGGGGTTGGGCGCCCAGGCCACGATGGCCTGGAGCCCCAGGGAGACGGTCCCCACGGTGGGGCCCCGTCTGTCATTGTCCCATCGCATGGGCCTGCCCGGCCCGGGCAACAGCGCCCTGCGCCTGGAGGCCACGTACGTGCCGTCGTGGCGCACGGGCATCACGCCGGGCTTCACGCACGAGGCGGACGCGACGCTCCAGGTGGAGTGGTACCTGGGGCGCATCTCCCGGTGGAGCGTGCTGCTCACTCCCCGCGCACAGGTCCACTGGGAGGGGACACTCGCGTCGTGGGCAGGTCCCGGGAGAAGTCTCGCGAGCCTTCCGGAAGGGCTGGCGCGACATCGCCTTGCGCTAGGAGTGGAGGTCCGCTGA
- a CDS encoding D-arabinono-1,4-lactone oxidase, with protein sequence MTTEAAKTKTWRNWSGGVVAHPSGFLQPDSVDALKAALRDASAQSRTVRVVGSGHSFPPLCATDETMVSLEALRGLVSVDDRTREAVVWAGTSLRELGMLLASHRLAMENLGDINKQSLGGALSTGTHGTGVGLGILSTQAAEMTLVTASGDEVTCSEDTSPELLQAARVSLGALGVVTRVRLRLLPEYRLRLTRRNLGLEECLAGLDEARARHRHYEFFWFPHSDRVMTKAMDLTDETPHGVGMGRWFSEMVMENAVFGAVSRACRMRPAWCAPVSRLSAKLASEGVLAGQSHTLFATPRLVRFQEMEYAVPVERGPDCLRELSEYITREQLPVHFPVEYRFVRGDDVFLSPAHGGDRAFIAVHQYRGMPLEPYFSGAEAIFRNHGGRPHWGKLHTQTAATLKHLYPRWDDFQRVREQLDPEGRFLNPYLKRLFLEEGSHRTRGEIGSARLA encoded by the coding sequence ATGACGACCGAGGCGGCGAAGACGAAGACGTGGCGCAACTGGTCCGGCGGGGTGGTGGCCCATCCCTCCGGCTTCCTCCAGCCGGACTCCGTGGACGCCCTGAAGGCCGCGCTCCGCGACGCCAGCGCTCAATCGCGCACCGTGCGCGTGGTGGGCAGCGGCCACTCGTTCCCGCCGTTGTGCGCGACGGACGAGACGATGGTGTCGCTCGAAGCGCTGCGGGGCCTGGTGTCCGTGGACGACCGCACGCGCGAGGCCGTGGTGTGGGCGGGCACGAGCCTGCGCGAACTGGGGATGCTGCTCGCGTCGCACCGGCTCGCGATGGAGAACCTGGGCGACATCAACAAGCAGTCGCTGGGCGGCGCGCTGAGCACGGGCACGCACGGCACGGGCGTGGGACTGGGCATCCTCTCCACGCAGGCGGCGGAGATGACGCTCGTCACGGCGAGCGGGGACGAGGTGACGTGCTCGGAGGACACGTCGCCGGAGCTGCTCCAGGCCGCGCGGGTGTCCCTGGGCGCGCTGGGCGTGGTGACGCGGGTGCGGCTGCGCTTGCTGCCGGAGTACCGGCTGCGGCTGACGCGGCGGAACCTGGGGCTGGAGGAGTGCCTGGCGGGATTGGATGAGGCGCGTGCGCGCCACCGGCACTACGAGTTCTTCTGGTTCCCGCACTCCGACCGCGTGATGACGAAGGCGATGGACCTCACGGACGAGACCCCGCACGGGGTGGGCATGGGGCGCTGGTTCAGTGAGATGGTGATGGAGAACGCGGTCTTCGGCGCGGTGAGCCGTGCGTGCCGGATGCGGCCTGCGTGGTGCGCGCCGGTGAGCCGGCTGTCGGCGAAGCTGGCGTCGGAAGGCGTGCTGGCGGGGCAGAGCCACACGCTGTTCGCCACGCCGCGGCTCGTGCGCTTCCAGGAGATGGAATACGCCGTGCCGGTGGAGCGAGGGCCTGACTGCCTGCGCGAGCTGTCCGAATACATCACGCGCGAGCAACTGCCCGTGCACTTCCCGGTGGAGTACCGCTTCGTGCGCGGCGACGACGTGTTCCTCAGCCCGGCGCACGGCGGGGACCGCGCGTTCATCGCGGTGCATCAATACCGGGGCATGCCGCTGGAGCCCTACTTCTCCGGCGCGGAGGCCATCTTCCGCAACCACGGTGGCCGGCCGCACTGGGGCAAGCTGCACACCCAGACGGCTGCGACACTGAAACACCTGTATCCCCGCTGGGATGACTTCCAGCGCGTGCGCGAGCAACTGGACCCGGAGGGACGCTTCCTCAATCCCTATCTGAAACGTCTCTTCCTGGAGGAGGGTTCCCACCGGACCCGGGGTGAAATCGGAAGCGCGAGGCTCGCGTAA
- a CDS encoding amino acid deaminase/aldolase: MPRDYAYYAQALEGRRLPLAFADLDLLNENAAALVRRAGGLPVRVATKSVRCVALLRRVLDGHPGFRGLMCFSADEAVHLRERGFTDLLMGYPVVDAEALAELCRPPAPVTLMVDSVEHVALAARAARQHGTRAPLCLDVDLSVDLPGLRFGVHRSPVRSPEDALVVARSIAAEGDAVFLAGVMGYEAQLAGVPDAAPHAGPKNVVIRALKRGSVGRVHSRRQAVVAALKEAGFAPRFVNGGGTGSLESTREDASVTELTAGSGLYSPALFDGYRGFHHQPAVAFAIPVTRRPGPGLFTLQGGGFVASGSAGVDKLPVPYLPEGAKLLPLEGAGEVQTPIAYAGLVPLPLGAPVFFRHAKAGEVCEHFRTLLLISGGRVVEEVPTYRGEWG, translated from the coding sequence ATGCCGCGTGATTACGCCTACTACGCCCAGGCGCTGGAGGGACGGAGGCTGCCCCTGGCCTTCGCGGACCTGGACCTGCTGAACGAAAACGCGGCGGCGCTGGTGCGGCGCGCGGGCGGGTTGCCGGTGCGGGTGGCCACGAAGTCGGTGCGGTGCGTCGCGCTGCTGCGGCGCGTGCTCGACGGGCATCCCGGCTTCCGGGGCCTCATGTGCTTCAGCGCCGACGAGGCCGTGCACCTGCGTGAGCGCGGCTTTACCGACCTGCTCATGGGCTACCCTGTCGTGGATGCCGAGGCCCTGGCGGAGCTGTGCCGGCCGCCAGCGCCCGTGACGCTGATGGTGGACTCGGTGGAACACGTGGCGCTCGCCGCCCGCGCGGCCCGCCAGCATGGGACCCGAGCGCCACTGTGCCTGGACGTGGACCTGTCCGTCGACCTGCCGGGCCTGCGCTTCGGGGTGCACCGCTCGCCGGTGCGCTCGCCGGAGGACGCGTTGGTGGTGGCCCGGAGCATCGCGGCGGAAGGGGACGCCGTGTTCCTCGCGGGCGTCATGGGCTACGAGGCGCAGCTCGCGGGTGTGCCGGACGCCGCGCCGCACGCGGGGCCGAAGAACGTGGTCATCCGCGCGCTCAAGCGGGGCTCGGTGGGCCGCGTGCACTCGCGCAGGCAGGCGGTGGTGGCCGCGCTGAAGGAGGCGGGTTTCGCGCCGCGCTTCGTGAACGGCGGTGGCACCGGCAGCCTGGAGTCCACGCGCGAGGACGCGAGCGTCACGGAGCTCACCGCGGGCAGCGGCCTGTACTCGCCGGCGCTCTTCGACGGCTATCGCGGCTTCCACCATCAGCCCGCGGTGGCGTTCGCCATCCCCGTCACGCGACGTCCCGGCCCGGGCCTCTTCACGCTGCAGGGGGGAGGCTTCGTGGCCTCCGGCTCGGCGGGCGTGGACAAGCTGCCCGTGCCCTACCTTCCCGAGGGCGCGAAGCTCCTCCCGCTGGAGGGCGCGGGCGAGGTACAGACGCCCATCGCGTACGCGGGGCTGGTGCCGCTGCCCCTGGGCGCGCCGGTGTTCTTCCGGCACGCGAAGGCGGGCGAGGTGTGTGAGCACTTCCGCACGCTGCTGCTCATCTCCGGCGGCCGCGTCGTGGAAGAGGTCCCGACCTACCGGGGCGAATGGGGGTGA